A genomic window from Pseudomonas alcaligenes includes:
- a CDS encoding adenine phosphoribosyltransferase, translating into MIFDEFDIKSLIRPVPDFPKPGVVFRDITPLFQSPRAQRMVADSFIQRYVEADFSHVAAMDARGFLIGSVIAYELNKPLILFRKQGKLPADVLSESYQTEYGEALLEVHSDSLCEGDRVLIFDDLIATGGTLLAAARLVRRLGAQVHEAAAIIDLPELGGSQKLQDAGIPTFTLTAFELSER; encoded by the coding sequence ATGATCTTCGACGAATTCGACATCAAGTCGCTGATCCGCCCGGTGCCGGACTTCCCCAAGCCCGGCGTGGTATTCCGCGACATCACTCCACTGTTCCAGTCGCCGCGTGCCCAGCGCATGGTCGCCGACAGCTTCATCCAGCGTTATGTCGAGGCCGACTTCAGCCATGTGGCGGCCATGGATGCGCGCGGCTTCCTGATCGGCTCGGTGATCGCCTACGAGCTGAACAAGCCGCTGATCCTGTTCCGCAAGCAGGGCAAGCTGCCGGCCGACGTGCTCTCCGAGAGCTACCAGACCGAGTACGGCGAGGCCCTGCTGGAGGTGCACAGCGACAGCCTGTGCGAAGGTGACCGGGTACTGATCTTCGATGACCTGATCGCCACCGGCGGCACCCTGCTGGCCGCCGCGCGCCTGGTCCGCCGCCTCGGCGCGCAGGTCCACGAAGCTGCGGCAATCATCGACCTGCCCGAACTGGGCGGCTCGCAGAAACTGCAGGATGCCGGCATTCCGACCTTCACCCTGACCGCCTTCGAGCTCAGCGAGCGCTAA
- a CDS encoding diguanylate cyclase domain-containing protein: MEAWLDPRLGRPKLLLVDDQPMNIRVLHQLFRYECDVHMATGGEQAIEVCKALLPDLILLDVVMEGMDGHEVCRRLKADPLTQDIPIIFLSAKGEEDDEAIGLELGAVDYIGKPFNPTIVRARVKTHLTLKLQSDYLRSMAMLDGLTGVANRRKLESRLEAAWSHACREGGPLSLIMIDVDHFKKYNDHYGHQSGDQCLRRLAIALAATLNRPYDLLARYGGEEFACLLPDTDLAGAERVAQKMLAAVAELHIEHLASEVGPQVSLSLGAATVLASAERDAQDLLRFADEQLYLAKSSGRARLCARFYGGS; this comes from the coding sequence TTGGAAGCATGGCTCGACCCGCGCCTGGGGCGCCCGAAACTGCTGCTGGTGGACGACCAGCCGATGAACATCCGGGTATTGCACCAGCTGTTTCGTTACGAATGCGATGTACACATGGCCACTGGGGGCGAGCAGGCCATCGAGGTGTGCAAGGCGCTGTTGCCGGACCTGATCCTGCTCGACGTGGTGATGGAGGGCATGGATGGCCATGAGGTGTGCCGGCGCCTGAAGGCCGACCCACTGACCCAGGACATCCCGATCATCTTCCTCAGCGCCAAAGGCGAGGAAGACGACGAGGCCATCGGCCTGGAGCTGGGCGCGGTGGACTACATCGGCAAGCCGTTCAATCCGACGATAGTGCGGGCACGGGTCAAGACCCATCTGACCCTCAAGCTGCAGAGCGACTACCTGCGCTCCATGGCCATGCTCGATGGCCTCACCGGTGTCGCCAACCGGCGCAAGCTGGAGAGTCGCCTGGAGGCGGCCTGGAGCCATGCCTGTCGGGAAGGTGGGCCTCTGTCACTGATCATGATCGACGTCGATCACTTCAAGAAATACAACGACCACTACGGTCACCAGAGCGGCGATCAGTGCCTGCGCCGCCTGGCCATCGCCCTGGCGGCCACGCTGAATCGCCCCTATGACCTGCTGGCACGCTATGGCGGCGAGGAGTTCGCCTGTCTGCTGCCGGATACCGACCTGGCCGGAGCCGAGCGGGTCGCGCAGAAGATGCTGGCGGCGGTCGCCGAGCTGCACATCGAGCACCTGGCTTCGGAGGTCGGGCCGCAGGTCAGCCTGTCGCTGGGAGCCGCCACCGTGCTGGCCTCGGCCGAGCGGGATGCACAGGATCTGCTGCGTTTCGCCGACGAGCAGCTGTATCTGGCCAAGAGCAGCGGGCGGGCACGTTTGTGCGCGCGCTTCTATGGGGGCTCTTAG
- a CDS encoding PAS domain S-box protein: protein MPNFLASTPLRPRILFTLLVGALLTALAAELLHRANRAQAREALETAAVRTADLVVERFRLYQYGLRGARGAILTSGEQGISRELFRRYSNTRDIEREFPGARGFGFIRRVPRAQEQAFIEQARADGKADFAIRQLAPHDGERFVIQYIEPLAGNLPAVGLDIASETNRREAALASMRSGEARLTGPITLVQATGKPLQSFLILMPIYRDALTPDSPAERERQTFGWSYAPLLTEEVLRGLALQSEGLRLRLRDITQPDRHEPFYESPAAASQPGEIMTQRLQRDIHGRRWQIELVAYPAFIKQLHQTAPQQIVLIGALLTLLLAALVGVLGISRERRLQILQEQSRLAAIVESSSDGIIGQALDGRILSWNLGAQRIFGHSAEQALGRSFAELTLPPERSAEETDNLRRVAGGESIHDFDTQLLGRDGQQLELSLSSSPIRDAHGRVVGVSKTLRDISAQKAAEAQILQLNATLESQVAERTRALHELNVLLGSVLDSASQVSIIATDPQGLISVFNRGAERLLGYRAQEMVGLQTPALIHLPEEIAAHGAELSRRYGQTIEGFRTFVHVPEQEGVETREWTYVRKDGSRFPVTLVVTAMRDDDGELLGYLGIALDITQRKAAEQRLAESLETTRAVLDTAVNPVFTLDFSGLILSSNPAAQLTFGYGAEQMHSMHFDELLEAKSFQSFASGVKQFFRQGESGGQHVLDLTCVRQDGSEFPVHLSIGTMHNAGKRRLVCVLTDLTQQLLLRREALAARDQLLLAAEVAELGIWTWNLADNRLQWNARMFELYDQPISLAQQDQLSYAHWRERVHPEDIQATEAKLQAAVAGEGVYDPVFRVVRPDGRVLCIQAGAQVERDAEGNPLKVTGINRDITAQLELESRLREAKEQADAASAAKSAFLANMSHEIRTPMNAVLGMLQLVQATELNPRQLDYVEKAHGAAQSLLGLLNDILDYSKIEAGKLQLDLHRFELEPLLRDLAVVLAGNQGGKEIEVMFDLDAELPSALIGDSLRLQQVLINLAGNALKFTQQGQVVVSLRQLRRDAQRVAVRVAVSDTGIGISAEQLSRIFDGFTQAEASTTRRFGGTGLGLVICKRLIELMGGELQVESQVGEGSRFWFDIELEVAEQASLRSACSALDANLRLLIADDNAVAGELLLRTAASLGWQAEWVAGGQQALARIDESLAQGQPFDLVLMDWRMPDLDGLSAAHMIGERASDRDMPLVVMITAHGREVLADRYQEGRAPFSGFLTKPVTPQQLAAAVQRALDGQQAVAAAAPRAAPQRLAGLRLLVVEDNMLNRQVAAELLAGEGAQVSLAENGLEGVERVQREQPPFDAVLMDIQMPDIDGLEATRRIRQQVGTLDVPIIAMTANASRADREACLAAGMNDHLGKPIDLQQLVATLLQWTGRGAALAPPGREAQTAGLVEGESSILARFGGNLYLLRRVLHNFQPELAKQLERLHELAARGELQGVLLLLHTLKGSAGTMGASAFAARVASLEQQLKQADTEETAGLLAQLDWHELEVLLQQSVDALLRLFAPVAVAEPDRLEPLPMESWRSALRELCGLLERGDLQAIERAEALDRCAPAVLQPAFGVFLQAVEALDFNKALALGRDLLDLAPGG, encoded by the coding sequence GTGCCCAACTTCCTGGCTTCGACTCCCCTGCGCCCACGTATTCTCTTTACCCTGCTGGTGGGAGCCCTGCTCACTGCACTGGCCGCCGAGCTGCTACACCGCGCCAATCGCGCACAGGCGCGCGAGGCGCTGGAGACTGCCGCCGTGCGCACCGCCGACCTGGTGGTCGAGCGCTTCCGCCTCTATCAGTACGGTTTGCGCGGCGCGCGCGGCGCGATACTCACCAGCGGCGAACAGGGCATCAGTCGCGAGCTGTTTCGTCGCTACAGCAACACCCGTGATATCGAGCGGGAATTTCCCGGCGCACGCGGCTTCGGCTTCATACGCCGGGTGCCCAGGGCGCAGGAACAGGCCTTCATCGAGCAGGCCAGGGCCGATGGCAAGGCGGACTTCGCCATTCGCCAGCTGGCGCCGCACGATGGCGAGCGCTTCGTCATCCAGTACATCGAACCGCTGGCCGGCAACCTGCCCGCGGTGGGGCTGGATATCGCCTCCGAGACCAACCGCCGGGAGGCGGCGCTGGCCTCGATGCGTAGCGGCGAGGCGCGCCTGACCGGGCCCATTACCCTGGTTCAGGCCACCGGCAAGCCGCTGCAGTCCTTCCTCATCCTGATGCCGATCTACCGCGATGCACTGACCCCGGATAGCCCGGCGGAGCGTGAGCGACAGACCTTCGGCTGGAGCTATGCGCCGCTGCTCACCGAGGAGGTGCTACGGGGCCTGGCCCTGCAGAGCGAAGGGCTGCGCCTGCGTCTGCGCGACATCACCCAGCCGGACCGGCACGAGCCGTTCTACGAGAGCCCCGCGGCCGCCAGTCAGCCGGGGGAGATCATGACCCAGCGCCTGCAGCGCGACATCCATGGGCGCCGCTGGCAGATCGAACTGGTCGCCTATCCTGCTTTCATCAAGCAGCTGCATCAAACCGCACCGCAGCAGATAGTGTTGATCGGCGCGCTGCTGACCCTGCTGCTGGCGGCCCTGGTCGGGGTGCTCGGAATCAGCCGGGAGCGCCGCCTGCAGATACTGCAGGAACAGTCGCGCCTGGCGGCCATCGTCGAGAGCTCCAGCGATGGCATCATCGGCCAGGCCCTGGATGGTCGCATCCTCAGCTGGAACCTGGGCGCGCAGCGTATCTTCGGCCATAGCGCCGAGCAGGCGCTGGGCCGCAGCTTCGCCGAGCTGACCCTGCCGCCCGAGCGTAGCGCCGAGGAAACCGACAACCTGCGCCGGGTGGCCGGCGGCGAGTCGATCCACGATTTTGATACGCAGCTGCTGGGGCGGGATGGCCAGCAGCTGGAGTTGTCGCTGTCCTCCTCGCCGATTCGCGATGCGCACGGCAGGGTGGTCGGCGTGTCCAAGACGCTGCGCGACATCTCCGCGCAGAAAGCGGCCGAGGCGCAGATCCTGCAGCTCAATGCCACTCTGGAGAGCCAGGTCGCCGAGCGTACCCGGGCATTGCACGAGCTCAATGTGCTGCTCGGCAGCGTGCTCGACTCGGCCTCGCAGGTGTCGATCATCGCCACCGACCCGCAGGGCCTGATCAGCGTGTTCAATCGTGGCGCCGAACGCCTGCTCGGCTATCGTGCGCAGGAAATGGTGGGCCTGCAGACGCCGGCGCTGATCCACCTGCCGGAGGAGATCGCCGCTCATGGCGCCGAGCTGAGCCGGCGCTATGGGCAGACCATCGAGGGGTTCCGCACCTTCGTGCATGTTCCCGAGCAGGAAGGTGTGGAGACCCGCGAGTGGACCTATGTACGCAAGGACGGCTCGCGCTTCCCGGTCACCCTGGTGGTGACCGCGATGCGCGACGACGACGGCGAGCTGCTAGGCTACCTCGGCATCGCCCTCGATATCACCCAGCGCAAGGCCGCCGAGCAGCGCCTGGCCGAGAGCCTGGAAACCACCCGGGCGGTGCTGGACACGGCGGTCAACCCGGTGTTCACCCTCGACTTCAGTGGCCTGATTCTCAGCAGCAACCCTGCGGCCCAGCTGACCTTCGGCTACGGTGCCGAGCAAATGCATAGCATGCACTTTGACGAGCTGCTCGAGGCGAAGTCGTTCCAATCCTTCGCAAGTGGTGTCAAGCAATTCTTCAGACAGGGTGAGAGCGGCGGGCAGCATGTGCTGGACCTTACCTGTGTGCGCCAGGACGGCTCGGAGTTTCCAGTCCATTTGTCCATCGGGACTATGCACAATGCAGGCAAAAGGCGTCTGGTCTGCGTGCTTACCGACCTGACCCAGCAACTGCTGCTGCGCCGCGAAGCATTGGCGGCACGCGACCAGCTGCTGCTGGCCGCCGAAGTGGCCGAGCTGGGCATATGGACCTGGAACCTGGCCGATAACCGCCTGCAGTGGAATGCGCGCATGTTCGAGCTTTACGACCAGCCGATCAGCCTTGCTCAGCAGGACCAGCTGAGCTATGCCCACTGGCGCGAGCGGGTGCACCCGGAAGATATCCAGGCCACCGAGGCCAAGCTGCAGGCCGCCGTGGCCGGCGAGGGTGTCTACGATCCGGTCTTCCGTGTTGTCCGCCCGGATGGCCGGGTGCTCTGCATCCAGGCCGGTGCGCAGGTCGAACGTGACGCCGAGGGCAATCCGCTGAAGGTCACCGGCATCAACCGCGACATCACCGCCCAGCTCGAACTGGAGTCGCGCCTGCGCGAGGCCAAGGAGCAGGCCGACGCCGCCAGCGCGGCCAAGAGTGCCTTCCTGGCCAACATGAGCCACGAGATACGCACGCCGATGAACGCGGTGCTCGGCATGCTCCAGCTGGTGCAGGCCACCGAGCTCAACCCGCGCCAGCTGGACTATGTGGAGAAGGCCCACGGCGCGGCGCAGTCGCTGCTCGGCCTGCTCAACGACATTCTCGACTACTCGAAGATCGAAGCCGGCAAGCTGCAGCTCGACCTGCATCGCTTCGAGCTCGAGCCGCTGCTGCGCGACCTGGCGGTGGTGCTGGCCGGTAACCAGGGGGGGAAGGAGATCGAGGTGATGTTCGACCTGGATGCCGAGCTGCCCAGCGCGTTGATCGGTGACAGCCTGCGGCTGCAGCAGGTGCTGATCAACCTGGCCGGCAATGCCCTCAAGTTCACCCAGCAGGGCCAGGTGGTGGTCAGCCTGCGCCAGCTGCGGCGCGATGCCCAGCGGGTCGCCGTGCGCGTGGCGGTGAGCGATACCGGCATCGGCATCAGCGCCGAGCAGCTGAGCCGCATCTTCGACGGCTTCACCCAGGCCGAGGCCTCGACCACGCGGCGCTTCGGCGGTACCGGGCTGGGACTGGTGATCTGCAAGCGCCTGATCGAGCTGATGGGCGGCGAGCTGCAGGTAGAGAGCCAGGTCGGCGAGGGCAGTCGCTTCTGGTTCGATATCGAGCTGGAGGTGGCCGAGCAGGCCAGTCTGCGCTCGGCCTGCAGCGCCCTGGATGCCAACCTGCGCCTGCTGATCGCCGATGACAACGCGGTAGCCGGCGAGCTGTTGTTGCGCACTGCTGCCTCCCTGGGTTGGCAGGCCGAGTGGGTGGCGGGCGGGCAGCAGGCCCTCGCACGCATCGACGAGTCGCTCGCGCAGGGGCAACCCTTCGATCTGGTCCTGATGGACTGGCGCATGCCCGACCTGGACGGACTCTCTGCGGCCCACATGATCGGTGAGCGCGCCAGCGACCGAGACATGCCGCTGGTGGTGATGATCACCGCCCACGGTCGCGAGGTGCTCGCCGACCGTTATCAGGAGGGACGGGCGCCGTTTTCCGGCTTCCTGACCAAACCGGTCACCCCGCAGCAGCTGGCCGCCGCGGTGCAGCGCGCGCTGGACGGCCAGCAGGCCGTCGCGGCCGCCGCCCCGCGCGCCGCGCCACAGCGTCTGGCCGGGCTGCGCCTGCTGGTGGTGGAGGACAACATGCTCAACCGCCAGGTGGCCGCCGAGCTGCTGGCCGGCGAGGGGGCGCAGGTCAGCCTGGCCGAAAACGGGCTGGAAGGCGTCGAGCGGGTGCAGCGCGAACAGCCGCCCTTCGATGCCGTACTGATGGACATCCAGATGCCGGATATCGATGGTCTGGAAGCCACCCGGCGCATCCGCCAGCAGGTGGGCACGCTCGATGTGCCGATCATCGCCATGACCGCCAACGCTTCCCGTGCCGACCGCGAGGCCTGCCTGGCGGCGGGCATGAACGATCACCTGGGCAAACCCATCGACCTGCAGCAGCTGGTGGCGACCCTGCTGCAGTGGACCGGCCGCGGCGCGGCGCTTGCTCCGCCAGGCCGCGAGGCGCAGACGGCGGGGCTGGTCGAAGGCGAAAGCTCGATTCTCGCGCGCTTCGGCGGCAATCTCTACCTGCTGCGCAGGGTGCTGCACAACTTCCAGCCGGAACTGGCCAAGCAGCTCGAGCGCCTGCATGAGCTGGCCGCGCGTGGCGAGCTGCAGGGTGTGCTGCTGCTGTTGCACACGCTCAAGGGCAGTGCCGGCACCATGGGTGCCAGCGCCTTTGCCGCACGGGTCGCCAGCCTGGAGCAACAGCTCAAGCAGGCGGACACCGAAGAGACGGCAGGCCTGCTGGCGCAGCTGGACTGGCACGAACTGGAAGTACTGCTGCAACAAAGTGTCGACGCCTTGCTGCGCCTGTTCGCCCCGGTTGCCGTGGCCGAGCCCGATAGGCTCGAACCCTTGCCGATGGAGAGCTGGCGCAGCGCCCTGCGCGAGCTGTGCGGTCTGCTGGAGCGTGGTGACCTGCAGGCCATCGAGCGGGCAGAGGCCCTCGACAGGTGTGCGCCGGCGGTTCTGCAGCCGGCCTTTGGGGTATTTCTTCAGGCCGTCGAGGCGCTAGACTTCAATAAGGCCCTGGCACTGGGGCGTGATCTGCTTGACCTGGCCCCGGGAGGCTGA